One part of the Ignisphaera cupida genome encodes these proteins:
- a CDS encoding transcriptional regulator: MNRDKLVGLALVVGAAIFAILIIYLLFLAPPPMDILTMKIIIALAVVVLAGIVGWIGYTLATTPPPKPIEEIEKEIEEELKKLEQEQKQEQSK, from the coding sequence TTGAATAGAGATAAGCTCGTTGGTTTAGCACTTGTGGTGGGAGCAGCAATATTCGCAATACTAATAATATACCTGTTGTTTTTAGCACCACCACCAATGGATATACTAACCATGAAAATTATTATAGCACTTGCCGTTGTTGTGCTTGCTGGTATTGTTGGGTGGATAGGCTACACATTAGCAACAACACCACCTCCAAAGCCTATTGAGGAAATCGAGAAGGAGATTGAGGAAGAGCTTAAGAAACTAGAACAAGAACAAAAACAGGAGCAAAGTAAGTAG
- a CDS encoding DNA-directed DNA polymerase produces the protein MNEKIVSIYVLDASYEVIGSEPHIVIWGVDDNGNRVLLRDRRFRPYFYAIIDDSHTNNIELIKSSIKRLSKPKSPITSVELVEKRFMGKAVKALRIETVIPEFVREYRADVSRIPGVKAVVEADIRFSLRYLIDNDIYPCTWHRFKVVEKPKSFEYRVDKEYEVLDILNRDEDRLMPPKLRVMAFDIEVYNPRGSPRPDRDPIIIISIMNSDNETVLLQAQGKDDRQLIVKFIEYVNKYDPDIIVGYNSNNFDFPYLVERARKLGIKLDISRRRGVEPSKSVYGHVSVPGRLHVDLYDYAEEITEIKVKSLDEVAEYFGVMKKSERTNVPWYEIYRYWDDEKLKPLLLNYSRDDVVSTYGIAEKILPFAMQLSSITGLPLDQVGSASVGFRLEWFLLRIARMRGELAPNRVEKEYESYKGAIVLEPKRGVHENVCVLDFSAMYPSIMMKYNVGPDTLVFNECSDCYEAPETGYKFSKQPEAFFKTALTILVNARKSVRDLMKNLPQDSPEYRILDARQRALKILANACYGYMAWTGARWYCKECAEAVTDFGRETIRKAIAIAKNLGLEVIYGDTDSIFVKYDKSIVEKFVDFVEKELGLEIKIDKVYQRVFFTEAKKRYIGLTVDGRIDVVGFEAVRGDWAEIAKELQERVAEMVLKTMDHRKAIEFVKEEIEKIRKLSSQGSIDIQKFVIWKTITKPISEYEVEAPHVTAAKYMIKSGYSIEVGDKIGYVIVKGAGKISDRARPYIMVDARDIDVDYYVEHQIVPAVLRILEYFGVSEKHLKSIGRTGKSLFDYSKK, from the coding sequence ATGAATGAAAAGATTGTTAGTATTTATGTTCTCGATGCTAGTTATGAGGTTATAGGCTCAGAGCCTCACATAGTTATATGGGGTGTTGATGATAATGGTAACAGAGTTCTATTGAGAGATAGAAGGTTTAGACCATACTTCTACGCCATTATTGATGATTCTCATACAAACAATATTGAGTTGATAAAGTCTTCTATTAAAAGACTTAGCAAACCCAAATCACCCATAACAAGTGTTGAACTAGTCGAAAAGAGGTTTATGGGTAAAGCTGTTAAAGCTCTTAGAATAGAAACTGTGATACCTGAGTTTGTAAGGGAGTATAGAGCTGATGTATCAAGAATTCCAGGAGTTAAAGCTGTTGTTGAAGCAGATATAAGATTTTCTTTGAGATACCTCATAGATAACGATATTTATCCTTGCACATGGCATAGATTTAAAGTTGTTGAAAAACCCAAGTCTTTTGAGTATAGAGTTGATAAAGAGTATGAGGTTTTGGATATTCTGAACAGGGATGAGGATAGGTTGATGCCTCCAAAACTTAGGGTAATGGCATTTGATATAGAGGTTTATAATCCTCGTGGCTCTCCTAGACCCGATAGAGATCCAATCATAATAATCTCTATTATGAATTCCGATAATGAAACTGTTTTGCTTCAAGCTCAGGGAAAAGATGATAGGCAATTGATTGTAAAGTTCATTGAGTATGTTAATAAGTATGATCCTGATATAATTGTTGGTTATAACTCAAATAATTTTGATTTTCCATACCTAGTTGAGAGAGCTAGGAAACTTGGTATAAAGCTTGATATTTCTAGAAGAAGAGGTGTTGAACCATCTAAAAGTGTTTATGGTCATGTATCGGTTCCTGGCAGATTGCATGTTGATTTGTATGACTATGCTGAGGAGATTACAGAAATAAAGGTTAAGTCACTTGACGAAGTTGCAGAATACTTTGGTGTTATGAAGAAGAGTGAGAGAACTAACGTGCCTTGGTATGAGATATACAGGTATTGGGATGATGAGAAGCTTAAGCCTCTTCTACTTAACTATTCCAGAGACGATGTTGTTTCAACTTATGGTATTGCAGAGAAGATACTTCCATTTGCAATGCAGCTTTCAAGCATAACAGGTCTTCCACTAGATCAGGTAGGATCTGCTAGTGTTGGTTTTAGACTTGAGTGGTTTTTGCTTAGAATTGCTAGAATGAGGGGGGAGCTAGCCCCAAATAGAGTTGAGAAAGAGTATGAGTCTTATAAAGGTGCAATAGTTCTTGAGCCGAAGAGAGGTGTTCATGAAAATGTTTGTGTACTAGACTTTTCAGCCATGTACCCAAGCATAATGATGAAATATAATGTGGGGCCAGATACACTTGTTTTCAATGAGTGTAGCGATTGTTATGAAGCACCTGAAACAGGCTACAAGTTCTCTAAGCAGCCAGAGGCGTTTTTCAAAACGGCTCTAACAATACTTGTAAATGCTAGGAAGAGTGTTAGAGATCTTATGAAGAATTTGCCTCAGGATTCTCCAGAGTATAGAATTCTTGATGCTAGGCAAAGAGCTTTGAAGATTCTTGCAAATGCATGCTATGGCTACATGGCCTGGACAGGGGCGAGGTGGTACTGCAAAGAATGTGCAGAAGCTGTAACAGATTTTGGTAGAGAAACTATTAGAAAGGCTATAGCAATTGCTAAAAACCTTGGGCTAGAGGTTATTTATGGAGATACAGACTCCATTTTCGTGAAATATGATAAGAGCATAGTTGAAAAGTTTGTTGATTTTGTTGAGAAGGAGCTTGGGCTAGAGATAAAGATTGATAAAGTATATCAGAGAGTGTTCTTTACAGAAGCTAAGAAGAGATACATTGGATTGACAGTTGATGGCAGAATAGATGTTGTTGGTTTTGAGGCTGTTCGTGGTGATTGGGCAGAGATAGCTAAAGAGCTTCAGGAGAGAGTTGCGGAGATGGTTCTCAAAACAATGGATCATAGAAAGGCCATAGAGTTTGTCAAAGAGGAAATAGAAAAGATTAGAAAGCTTTCATCCCAGGGCTCTATAGACATTCAAAAATTTGTTATATGGAAAACAATTACAAAGCCTATTAGCGAATACGAAGTTGAGGCACCTCATGTAACAGCAGCTAAATACATGATTAAAAGTGGGTATAGCATCGAGGTTGGGGATAAGATAGGCTATGTCATTGTTAAAGGAGCTGGCAAAATATCTGATAGGGCAAGACCATATATAATGGTTGATGCTAGGGATATTGATGTTGATTACTATGTTGAACATCAAATAGTTCCAGCAGTACTTAGAATACTTGAGTATTTTGGTGTTAGCGAAAAGCATTTGAAAAGTATTGGAAGAACAGGAAAATCACTATTTGACTACTCAAAAAAGTGA
- the dnaG gene encoding DNA primase DnaG yields MAKYVVRARIDVDGEVEKSDIIGAIFGFTEGLFGEEFDLRDLQDKGRIGRISVEIKTEKGKTTGEILIPSNLDRIETALLAALIENVEKVGPYQAKIQVIDIVDVRAEKLKKIMDRASEIAKKYFVEKAPDIKEILNKIGEAVRIAEIIYYGPEKLPAGPDIESSDTIIIVEGRADVLNLLRYGYRNVIALEGAHGSKVPETIVKLASKKTAILFVDGDRAGELIAREVIKVADIDFVTRAPPGKEVEELTGKEIAKALKNLVPAKQFLESLEKRIEAEAKQQIQATGTAAPQPQPPQEIPSQQIPTVSQATPATAATQVVEAKQVVTPPVVEVKPVAGFEMPLKIVEEGKKLIGTLEAILFDAGWNIVERVPVRDLVEKLQQVEPGKIQAIVFDGVITQRLLDVASEKGVKLILGVRIGNISRKPENIFVVTFQDIFSITS; encoded by the coding sequence ATGGCTAAATATGTTGTTAGAGCGAGAATAGATGTTGATGGCGAGGTAGAGAAATCTGATATAATTGGAGCTATCTTTGGATTCACAGAGGGATTGTTTGGAGAGGAATTTGATTTGAGGGATCTGCAGGACAAGGGGAGGATAGGGAGAATAAGTGTTGAAATTAAAACAGAGAAGGGAAAAACAACAGGGGAAATCCTCATACCATCTAACCTAGACAGAATAGAAACAGCACTTTTAGCAGCTCTTATTGAAAATGTTGAAAAGGTTGGTCCATACCAAGCAAAAATACAGGTTATTGATATTGTTGATGTTCGTGCTGAGAAATTGAAGAAGATAATGGATAGAGCAAGTGAAATTGCAAAAAAGTATTTTGTTGAGAAAGCTCCTGATATTAAAGAAATTTTGAATAAAATAGGTGAAGCTGTTAGAATAGCGGAAATTATTTACTATGGCCCTGAGAAGCTTCCAGCTGGTCCAGATATTGAAAGTAGTGACACAATCATAATTGTTGAGGGTAGAGCAGATGTTTTAAATTTGCTGAGATATGGATATAGAAACGTAATTGCTTTGGAGGGTGCTCATGGATCTAAAGTTCCAGAAACTATTGTGAAGCTTGCTTCAAAGAAAACAGCTATACTGTTTGTTGATGGTGACAGAGCTGGAGAGCTCATAGCAAGAGAGGTTATTAAAGTAGCTGACATAGATTTTGTTACAAGAGCTCCACCTGGAAAGGAGGTTGAGGAGTTAACTGGAAAGGAGATTGCAAAAGCTCTTAAGAATCTTGTTCCAGCTAAGCAATTCTTGGAAAGCTTGGAGAAAAGAATTGAGGCAGAGGCTAAGCAACAAATCCAAGCAACAGGAACTGCAGCTCCACAACCTCAACCACCACAGGAGATTCCCAGTCAACAAATCCCCACAGTTTCACAAGCTACACCAGCAACAGCAGCAACTCAAGTTGTGGAAGCAAAACAAGTTGTAACACCACCTGTTGTTGAGGTTAAGCCTGTTGCGGGTTTTGAAATGCCTCTTAAAATAGTTGAGGAGGGTAAGAAGCTTATTGGAACTTTAGAGGCTATTCTTTTCGATGCTGGTTGGAACATTGTTGAAAGAGTTCCTGTTAGAGATCTTGTTGAAAAACTTCAGCAAGTAGAGCCTGGCAAGATTCAGGCTATAGTATTCGATGGTGTTATAACGCAAAGGTTATTGGATGTTGCATCTGAGAAGGGTGTTAAGCTAATTCTTGGTGTTAGAATAGGGAATATCAGTAGAAAACCTGAAAACATTTTTGTTGTGACATTCCAAGACATTTTCAGCATAACTTCATAA
- a CDS encoding tyrosine--tRNA ligase, producing the protein MDVETRFSLIKRNTMEIVTEDELRKALEEGRKLRGYLGFEPSGISHIGWLIWMYKFKDLVDANVEMILFAATWHAWINDKLGGNMELIRAAAKHVARVLEAIGVNMSMVKVVYAEELVERVEYWEKVIRIAKHASLSRVKRALTIMGRKASEGELDFSKLIYPLMQVADIFQMDLDIALGGMDQRKAHMLARDVAEKLGYKKPIAIHTPLLPSLKGFTRMDTQMDIDDALSEVKMSKSKPEEAIFLIDDDNAIVKKIRGAYCPPREVETNPVMAIAKHIIFAQGKKRFVIERKPEHGGDIEVYSYDELENLYRNGSIHPLDLKNAVANELIKIIKPIRNLLQNEKDLWLDLEVISHSVTR; encoded by the coding sequence ATGGATGTTGAAACCAGGTTCTCTCTAATTAAGAGAAACACCATGGAGATAGTGACAGAGGATGAGCTGAGAAAAGCTCTTGAGGAGGGTAGGAAGCTGAGAGGGTATCTAGGGTTTGAACCTAGTGGTATTAGTCACATTGGCTGGCTTATATGGATGTATAAATTTAAGGATCTTGTAGATGCCAATGTTGAGATGATATTATTTGCAGCAACTTGGCATGCATGGATAAACGACAAGCTTGGGGGGAACATGGAGCTTATTAGAGCTGCTGCAAAGCATGTTGCAAGAGTTTTAGAGGCTATAGGAGTTAACATGTCCATGGTTAAAGTGGTTTATGCTGAAGAGCTTGTTGAAAGAGTTGAGTATTGGGAAAAAGTAATTAGAATAGCAAAGCATGCAAGTTTAAGTAGAGTGAAAAGAGCTTTGACTATAATGGGTAGAAAGGCTAGTGAAGGTGAATTAGACTTTTCAAAGCTTATCTATCCACTTATGCAAGTTGCTGACATTTTTCAAATGGATTTAGACATTGCTTTGGGTGGAATGGATCAGAGAAAAGCTCATATGCTTGCAAGAGATGTTGCTGAAAAGCTTGGTTATAAAAAGCCTATTGCCATTCACACACCTCTTCTACCATCGTTAAAAGGCTTTACTAGAATGGATACCCAAATGGATATAGATGATGCTCTTTCAGAAGTTAAAATGAGTAAGTCAAAGCCTGAAGAAGCAATATTTCTGATAGACGATGACAATGCTATAGTGAAGAAGATTAGAGGTGCTTACTGCCCACCAAGAGAAGTTGAGACAAATCCTGTAATGGCAATAGCAAAACACATAATATTTGCTCAAGGAAAGAAAAGATTTGTTATAGAGAGAAAGCCTGAACATGGAGGCGATATAGAGGTTTATAGCTATGATGAGCTTGAGAATCTTTATAGAAATGGCTCTATACATCCACTTGATTTAAAGAATGCTGTAGCAAATGAGCTTATAAAGATTATAAAACCAATTAGAAATTTGTTACAGAATGAAAAAGATCTTTGGCTTGATCTTGAGGTAATTAGTCATAGTGTTACAAGGTAG